The following coding sequences lie in one Flavobacterium sp. 20NA77.7 genomic window:
- a CDS encoding ABC transporter permease — translation MNFPFYIAKRYAVSLSKSTAINVITVIASLGIIVSAMALFVVLSVFSGLREFSLSFSNATDSDLKVEPISGKNYFITPGQIQALKNYKGITSYSTVIEERALFFYDQKEQVAQLKGVDTRFNSVNDFHKYLFAGSWIEPQTNEVVVGAGISRRLALGLFDYNHRLEVFVPKPGKGLIENPDEAFSKAGLVASGIFQVSEDVDDKYIFCDINLARELLRFQPNQVTYVEVKIAPNYSEADVVAQLQSIFNNKVKVKNRAQLNDALYKMLNTENVVVYLIFTLVIIIALFNLIGALIMMIIEKKNNLRTLYFLGTELKHLKNIFLFQGNIITVFGGLLGLLLGMGLVALQQHFEWIMISPSLPYPVKFELKNCIIVILTILILGFLASKIASSTVSKKLVE, via the coding sequence TTGAACTTCCCATTTTACATAGCAAAACGATATGCGGTTAGCCTAAGTAAAAGTACAGCTATTAACGTGATTACTGTAATAGCTTCATTGGGGATTATTGTAAGTGCCATGGCTTTGTTTGTGGTGCTTTCTGTTTTTAGTGGATTACGTGAATTTAGTTTAAGTTTTTCAAATGCTACGGATTCTGATTTAAAGGTTGAACCTATCTCTGGCAAGAATTATTTTATAACGCCTGGACAAATTCAAGCATTAAAAAACTACAAAGGCATTACGAGTTACAGCACTGTGATAGAAGAGCGTGCTTTGTTTTTTTATGACCAAAAAGAACAAGTGGCTCAATTAAAAGGGGTAGATACTCGATTTAATAGCGTGAATGATTTTCATAAATACTTATTTGCAGGCTCTTGGATTGAACCACAAACTAATGAGGTTGTTGTAGGAGCTGGAATAAGTAGGAGGTTAGCTTTAGGCTTATTTGATTACAATCATAGATTAGAAGTGTTTGTGCCTAAACCAGGTAAGGGGTTAATTGAAAATCCAGATGAAGCTTTTAGTAAAGCAGGATTAGTAGCATCGGGAATTTTTCAAGTGAGCGAAGATGTGGACGACAAGTATATTTTTTGTGATATAAACTTGGCGCGTGAGTTACTGCGTTTTCAACCGAATCAAGTAACGTATGTAGAGGTTAAAATAGCGCCTAATTATTCAGAAGCTGATGTTGTTGCCCAACTTCAATCCATTTTTAATAATAAAGTTAAAGTAAAAAATAGAGCACAATTAAATGATGCGTTGTATAAAATGTTAAATACAGAAAATGTGGTGGTGTATTTAATTTTTACTTTAGTGATAATTATTGCCTTGTTTAATCTTATAGGCGCTTTAATTATGATGATTATTGAAAAGAAAAATAATTTAAGAACCCTTTATTTTTTGGGTACAGAACTTAAACATTTGAAAAATATTTTTCTTTTTCAAGGCAATATCATAACTGTTTTTGGTGGATTACTAGGTTTGTTGTTAGGGATGGGTTTAGTAGCATTACAACAACATTTCGAATGGATTATGATTTCGCCCTCATTGCCTTATCCAGTAAAATTTGAATTAAAAAATTGTATTATTGTTATCCTTACTATTTTAATTTTAGGGTTTTTAGCCTCTAAAATTGCAAGTAGTACGGTATCTAAAAAATTAGTAGAATGA
- the rbfA gene encoding 30S ribosome-binding factor RbfA gives METNRQKKIGTLLQKDLVDILQGEVRKNALSNLLISVSKVNVTSDLSIAKVYLSIFPSDKGAELLTAIKTNAPLIKHDLAQRVRQQLRRVPELIFYLDDSLDYIEKIDNALAGNENPIENPDLLIKRKKS, from the coding sequence ATGGAAACAAATAGACAAAAGAAAATAGGAACCTTATTACAAAAAGATTTAGTAGATATTTTGCAAGGCGAAGTGAGAAAAAACGCCCTTTCAAACTTACTTATTTCTGTTTCAAAAGTAAATGTAACTTCCGATTTATCCATTGCTAAGGTATATTTAAGTATTTTTCCTTCAGATAAAGGCGCAGAATTGTTAACAGCTATCAAAACAAATGCTCCTTTAATCAAACACGATTTAGCTCAACGCGTAAGACAACAACTAAGACGCGTCCCAGAGTTAATTTTTTATTTGGACGACAGCTTAGATTATATCGAAAAGATTGATAATGCTTTAGCAGGGAATGAAAATCCTATAGAAAACCCCGACCTTTTAATCAAAAGAAAAAAATCATAA
- a CDS encoding nuclear transport factor 2 family protein: protein MRKLIPVVLGVLLFGCKSQQTTQEDKKLARYEIDLLLNSWHKAAAEANFNDYFNALTDDAIFIGTDATENWNKQEFISFAKPYFDKGKAWNFKALERHVYFSSDMKMAWFDELLDTHMKICRGSGVLVDQGNGQWKIKHYVLSMTIPNENVDEIVKAKSILEDKEIEKLKKGK, encoded by the coding sequence ATGAGAAAATTAATACCTGTTGTACTAGGCGTACTTCTGTTTGGATGTAAATCACAGCAAACTACTCAAGAGGATAAAAAATTAGCTAGGTATGAAATTGATTTGCTATTAAATTCATGGCACAAAGCAGCTGCAGAGGCTAATTTTAATGATTATTTCAATGCCTTGACAGATGATGCAATTTTTATTGGAACAGATGCAACAGAAAACTGGAATAAACAGGAATTTATCTCGTTTGCAAAGCCTTATTTTGATAAGGGTAAAGCTTGGAATTTCAAAGCTTTAGAAAGACATGTCTATTTTTCTTCGGATATGAAAATGGCTTGGTTTGATGAGTTATTAGATACCCATATGAAAATTTGTAGAGGAAGTGGTGTTTTAGTTGATCAAGGAAATGGTCAGTGGAAAATAAAACACTATGTACTGTCTATGACTATTCCAAATGAAAATGTTGATGAAATAGTGAAAGCAAAATCTATTTTAGAAGATAAAGAAATTGAAAAATTAAAAAAAGGGAAATAA